TCAAAGGAACCCCGATTTTTTGCCCGAATTTACCAAAATAATAATGCGCTTTCCACTTATTTTTAGTTAAAAGTTGGTCAACATATTCTGCGACTTCTAAAGGTTCTGTGCCATCTCCAACGTGAGAATTCATCAAAGCATATACTTTATCGAATACCGTTTTGTAAGGTTCAGAAACTTTTGTTTTTACACGGTTTTCTGCAATATTGGTTTTAATATCACCTAAATGAAGCGAACAAACATTGATATTCCAAGGATAAACTTCGTATCTCATCGCTTCGGTAACTTTATCTAAAGCCGATTTTGAAGCCGAATAAAATCCACGGAAAGGCAATCCCATTTCACTTCCGATGCTGGAAACGTTGATGATTTGCCCAAATTTATTTTCACGCATTTTCGGCATCACGGCGCTCATCATTTGTACAGCTCCTACAAGATTTAAATTGAATAATTTTAAAATATCTTCTTTTGTAGAATCTTCCACAGAACCTACCATTCCCATACCTGCGTTGTTAATTAAAACATCAATCCTTGTTTCTGTTTTTAAAA
The sequence above is a segment of the Chryseobacterium turcicum genome. Coding sequences within it:
- a CDS encoding SDR family oxidoreductase produces the protein MSKTIIITGTSSGIGFVLAEYFGKKGHHVYGLSRKFTESQYFKSIPTDITDNDAVQNAITEVLKTETRIDVLINNAGMGMVGSVEDSTKEDILKLFNLNLVGAVQMMSAVMPKMRENKFGQIINVSSIGSEMGLPFRGFYSASKSALDKVTEAMRYEVYPWNINVCSLHLGDIKTNIAENRVKTKVSEPYKTVFDKVYALMNSHVGDGTEPLEVAEYVDQLLTKNKWKAHYYFGKFGQKIGVPLKWILPQGTYENLMKKYNKLDK